The genomic stretch CAAACAATGACGTCCCAGATCAGCTTTGACCTCAAACAAGTCCCTACTGACCTCTATATTGCTGGAAAGTGGCGCCCTGGAGCCTCGGCTAGGCGCATCGACGTTCTTGACCCGTCTACCGGTCTTGTCATCTCAGACGTTGCCGACGCAACGATCGAAGATGCTCTAGACGCTGTTCAGGCGGCGTACGATGCGGGGCCGGCCTGGGCGGCGACAGCACCGCGGAAAAGATCAGAGATTCTGCGCCGATGCTTTGAGCTGATGGTCGAGCGAAAGGACATGTTGGCGGAGTTGATCAGCCTCGAAAACGGCAAGGCATTGAGTGACGCCCACGGTGAAGTGACCTACGCCGCCGAGTTCTTTCGCTGGTTCTCGGAAGAAGCAGTTCGCCTGAACGGCGAAATCTCGACCGCCCCCTCAGGGGCGAACAAGATCGTGGTTCAACATCAACCGATTGGCGTTGCAGTCCTGGTGACACCCTGGAACTTTCCCGCAGCGATGGCTACACGCAAAATCGCACCGGCCCTTGCCGCCGGCTGCACCTGCGTGCTGAAACCGGCGACAGAGACGCCGTTGACCGCCTATGCGCTTGCCGCACTGTATGCTGAGGCGGGGGTGCCGGATGGTGTTGTCAATGTGATCACGACTGAACGGTCAGGCGCCGTGGTCAGCAAAATGTTGCATGATCCGCGTGTCCGCAAATTGTCATTTACCGGTTCTACTGAAGTCGGTCGAAAGCTTCTGCACGAGGCGGCCGACACAATCATCTCCTGCTCAATGGAACTTGGTGGCAATGCACCATTCATAGTTTTCGATGACGCTGACCTGGATGCCGCCATCGAGGGCGCGATGGTTGCTAAGATGCGCAATGGCGGCGAAGCCTGCACAGCTGCTAACCGCTTCTATGTGCAAACGGGTATCGTCGAAGCTTTCTCGCAAAAGCTTACGGAACGCATGGCGGCACTGACGGTCGGAGCAGGCTACTCCAAATCCACCCAGTGCGGTCCGGTCATCAATAGGAAGGCACTCGATCGAATTGGTGGCCTGGTGACCGACGCGACCGAGCGCGGGGGGAAGGTGCTCACGGGAGGTACTGCCCTTGATCAAGACGGCTTTTACTTCCCACCCACGGTTATTCGCGATGTCCCAGCTGATGCGGCGATTGCCAACGAGGAAATCTTTGGGCCGATCGCCGCCTTGAGCACCTTCGAAAGCGAAGATGAGGTTATCGCTGCGGCCAACAACACCGAATACGGCCTGATCGCCTACGTCTTCACGCGTGATCTGGGCCGCGGCCTCCGCGTTGCGGAAAGGCTTGAGGCTGGAATGATAGGTCTCAACCGTGGCCTGGCATCAGATCCAGCCGCACCGTTCGGCGGCGTAAAGCAAAGCGGACTTGGGCGAGAAGGAGCTCATCATGGCATCCTGGAATTTTGCGAGACCAAGTACATTGCTGTGACCTGGTAACAGCTTGAGAAACTCCTGATCCGGGAACAACAAACAAAAACGAGGTAAAGATGTCGCTGACAAATCCTATCAGATCTGAAATCGCCGACGAGGTGTTCCGAACGCGTGGTGTGTTGACAGAAGTCGTGCCCTTTTCACAGCGGCACCCTGATTTCGAGCTGACGGACTCCTATTGGGTGGTGGAGGAAATGCGTCGGAGGCGAGAAGCAAATGGGGAGAAGATTATCGGTCGGAAGATCGGCTTCACAAACTCAGCCGCTTGGGCAGGCTACGGCATCACTGGGCCGCTCTGGAATTATCTCTACGATACGACGACGTTTCAGCTGAGCGAGACGAGCACCCTTGAGGTTCGCAATTGGCCGAATGTCCGTATGGAGGCGGAGGTTGCGCTGGGTCTCAAGGCTGCGCCCAATACTCAGATGAACGAAGAAGAGCTGCTGGACTGCGTGGAGTGGGTGGCACTTGATTTCGAGGTCTGCACGTCAATCTTTCCGGACTGGCAATTCAAGGTCGCCGACGGCGCAGCCACTGGTGTCCATGTTGCTTTGCTTCTTGGCGAGCGACACCCGATTGCTGGCGACCACGGGAAGTGGGCAGCGCAACTTGAGAGTTTTACTGCCACGTTGTCCAGCGACGAGGGTTTGTCCGCGACCGGAGGGGGAGCTCAAGTGCTTGGGGGCCCGATCAAGGCCTTTCGCTACCTGGTGCGTGAGCTGGAGCGCTTTGGTGGCCAGCCGTTGGCTTCCGGCGACATCGTCACCACCGGTACATTAACGGTCGCCCTGCCTGCCCAATCTGGCCAGCGATGGAAGGCGACGACGTCCGGGATCGCATTCGAGGAGATCAGCCTGGATCTTGTCTAGCAGGCGCAACCGCCCGCCTGATGAAACAACCGGAAATCAAGAAAGGAGATGAGGGGATGACCTATTTTTCAAGATCCGAAATGACACGCAGAAGCGAGGCGCTGCGGCAGAAACTCGCTGCCGCAAACATCGACTTCGCGTTCATGCATACGGCTGACAGCGTCTTTTACATGAGCGGTGTCCCGCTGCTTTCGGAGTGGGGCCGACCCATGTGGGCGATACTGCCCGTATCCGGCACCAGCGCCGTTTGCGGGGCAGCGCTCGAACAAGAGACCATGGAAGCTCACAGCGTTTTCGACGAGGTTCTCGCTTATGGGGATGACGAGAATGTCGTCCATACCAGCCTCAGGATGTGCGCCGATTTCATTGCCCGACAGAGTTCAGGCACAGTTCGCATCGGGATCGAGGAAGCGCTCATGCCGGTCGGCATCCATCGCGCTCTGACAGCCAGGTTCTCACAGGCGGAATTTGTTGAGATCAGCCCACTGATTGAGGACCTGCGTCTCATCAAATCCGATGAAGAGGTCCGTCTTCTCGAACTCGGCGGCCAGTTGGCAAAAATTGGCGCAAATGCGTTTCTTGAAGCTCTTCACGAGAACGTCACCGAGCTTGCGGTGGCAGCGCACGCAGTCGCTGAGACGAACAAGGCAATGGGAGCATTGTCCATCAATGGTCTCACGAGCACCTATGCCTACGCCCAGTTTGGCGATCACACACTCACGCCGCATCTGCATCCGACCAGTCGGCGGCTGAAACGTGGCGATCTGGTTGCACTGAACATCTTCCCCGTGATGTGGGGCTACTGCACCGAACTTGAACGCACGTTTGTGTTCGGTGAGCCGACGCAGGCTCAGAAGAAGCCGCTCGACGCGGTGAATGAAGCCTTCGATGCCATCAAGCTGGCGCTTCAGCCGGGCGTCACCATGTCAGACATGGCGCTTATGGAACGCGAGATTTTCCGAAAGGTCGACCTTGCCGACTACGTGCGCCACGGAACCGGACATGCGCTCGGTATCATGATCGGTGCTGGCGGACGCGAAGAGCGTGGAGAGTTGCGGGTCTACAATTCCGGAAAGCTCATGGCCAACATGGTCAATTCGGTCGAGCCTGCGGTCTACATACCGGGTGTCGGCGGCTTCCGACATTCTGATGTGATGCTCATCACCGAAGATGGTGCCAGGAACACTACCGACTTTCCGCGTGACATCGGTTTTTGAGATGTGGTGAGCGCGGCGCGAGGAGGAATCGCGCGCCAGCTAAGAGCAAAGAAGGAGGCAAGATGACGCCGCCCAAGGCGTCCACAGCAGTACATCCAATCAGCATAAACTCAACAGAGGGAACTCAAAAATGAAAAAAGCACAGATTCAATCCAGCGGCTGGGCGACATCTTCGCGCCGTCTCTTCCTGGCAGCCTGCGTCAGCGCAGCATCCCTTGCCGCTTTGCTGGGTCCGAGCCCAGCGGCGGCCGACGACAGCGAGATCGTTTTGGGAGCATTGATGCCACTTTCTGGCGCAGGCGGTCCATTCGGTCAGGAAATGCTCGCTTCGGCGAAAGTTGCACTCGAGGAGATCAACGCGGCCGGCGGACCCTTGGGTCGTAAGATCAGACTTGTTGAGGAGAACGACGAGACCAATGCTGAGGCTGGCGTTCGCGCTGCGCGCAAGCTCGTTGACGTCGACAAGGTGAGCGCAATCTTCGGAACCTGGGCAAGCAGCGTCACGCTTGCCGTTGCACCCATTGTCCAAGAGAAGGGCTTGATCCTGCTGTCCAATTCGGGTGCGAGCCGCATCACGGAAGTCCAGAAGAAGGGACATGTGTTCCGGCTTGAACCGGACGACCTGCTGTTCGGAAAGGCTTACGCCGAATACGCCGCCCAGCAAGGCTGGAAAAAGGCAGCGGTCCTCGGCTTGAACGTACCCTTCACCCAGAGCACAGTTGACGCTCTGAAGCAGCGCTTCGAAGAGCGCGGCGGCAAGATCACGAGCTTCGTCACGTATAACGAGGAGCAAACGACTTTCACCACGGAAGTTGCGCGCGTCCTGTCTGACCAGCCCGACTTCGTCCACATCTCTGGCTACGAACCAGACACGATCGCGATCCTGAAGGCTGCTTACCAGTCAGGCTTGACC from Sinorhizobium alkalisoli encodes the following:
- a CDS encoding NAD-dependent succinate-semialdehyde dehydrogenase, which produces MTQTMTSQISFDLKQVPTDLYIAGKWRPGASARRIDVLDPSTGLVISDVADATIEDALDAVQAAYDAGPAWAATAPRKRSEILRRCFELMVERKDMLAELISLENGKALSDAHGEVTYAAEFFRWFSEEAVRLNGEISTAPSGANKIVVQHQPIGVAVLVTPWNFPAAMATRKIAPALAAGCTCVLKPATETPLTAYALAALYAEAGVPDGVVNVITTERSGAVVSKMLHDPRVRKLSFTGSTEVGRKLLHEAADTIISCSMELGGNAPFIVFDDADLDAAIEGAMVAKMRNGGEACTAANRFYVQTGIVEAFSQKLTERMAALTVGAGYSKSTQCGPVINRKALDRIGGLVTDATERGGKVLTGGTALDQDGFYFPPTVIRDVPADAAIANEEIFGPIAALSTFESEDEVIAAANNTEYGLIAYVFTRDLGRGLRVAERLEAGMIGLNRGLASDPAAPFGGVKQSGLGREGAHHGILEFCETKYIAVTW
- a CDS encoding 2-keto-4-pentenoate hydratase translates to MSLTNPIRSEIADEVFRTRGVLTEVVPFSQRHPDFELTDSYWVVEEMRRRREANGEKIIGRKIGFTNSAAWAGYGITGPLWNYLYDTTTFQLSETSTLEVRNWPNVRMEAEVALGLKAAPNTQMNEEELLDCVEWVALDFEVCTSIFPDWQFKVADGAATGVHVALLLGERHPIAGDHGKWAAQLESFTATLSSDEGLSATGGGAQVLGGPIKAFRYLVRELERFGGQPLASGDIVTTGTLTVALPAQSGQRWKATTSGIAFEEISLDLV
- a CDS encoding M24 family metallopeptidase, with protein sequence MTYFSRSEMTRRSEALRQKLAAANIDFAFMHTADSVFYMSGVPLLSEWGRPMWAILPVSGTSAVCGAALEQETMEAHSVFDEVLAYGDDENVVHTSLRMCADFIARQSSGTVRIGIEEALMPVGIHRALTARFSQAEFVEISPLIEDLRLIKSDEEVRLLELGGQLAKIGANAFLEALHENVTELAVAAHAVAETNKAMGALSINGLTSTYAYAQFGDHTLTPHLHPTSRRLKRGDLVALNIFPVMWGYCTELERTFVFGEPTQAQKKPLDAVNEAFDAIKLALQPGVTMSDMALMEREIFRKVDLADYVRHGTGHALGIMIGAGGREERGELRVYNSGKLMANMVNSVEPAVYIPGVGGFRHSDVMLITEDGARNTTDFPRDIGF
- a CDS encoding ABC transporter substrate-binding protein, with protein sequence MKKAQIQSSGWATSSRRLFLAACVSAASLAALLGPSPAAADDSEIVLGALMPLSGAGGPFGQEMLASAKVALEEINAAGGPLGRKIRLVEENDETNAEAGVRAARKLVDVDKVSAIFGTWASSVTLAVAPIVQEKGLILLSNSGASRITEVQKKGHVFRLEPDDLLFGKAYAEYAAQQGWKKAAVLGLNVPFTQSTVDALKQRFEERGGKITSFVTYNEEQTTFTTEVARVLSDQPDFVHISGYEPDTIAILKAAYQSGLTTRFIVPGFSVSADLIKNAGPAADGLLLVEEGVSEDSPAYQRLAKQLGSDRYYSFGAQAYDEMVILALAIEAAKSTDGKALDKAIREITGTGGTKVTSFAEGVAALRKGERIDYDGASGPLDFDANGNIAKANFRVSKVKDGKTAPVGKISEVQF